One genomic region from Halobacteriovorax sp. HLS encodes:
- the hisS gene encoding histidine--tRNA ligase, with product MALNKKPYKGTRDFFPADKRVQDYIFSKMRESANSFAFEPYDGPMLEEVELYKAKSGEELINDQIYSFTDRGDRFVAIRPEMTPTVARMVAQVHREIPKPIKWYSIPNLMRYEKPQRGRLREHWQFNCDIFGATGRNGEIEILQLIIHLMKSFGATSEHFEVLINDREIVNTVFNDLMKVSTETSYKLYKIIDRAKKVSAEALDKMIGELSLEQDSVNILKSYLSVKSFDELFSFLGEYDQVEKVSGFKELSDIAKKIGLDKFLVYDPTIVRGLDYYTGIVFEVFDKNPENRRALCGGGAYANLLQIFNESPVAGVGFGLGDVTLTDFLITHKLLPDFSKNSVDLYLTFQSEAALAKSFELADQIRELGFSVLNSLDTVKFKKVFQGADKNGARFVALLGDQELEGEYIQIKNIETKESFEVKFSNLEELEKIFS from the coding sequence ATGGCGTTAAATAAGAAACCGTATAAAGGTACTAGAGACTTCTTCCCTGCAGATAAGAGAGTTCAAGATTATATTTTTTCAAAGATGAGAGAGTCTGCTAACTCTTTTGCATTTGAACCCTACGATGGTCCTATGCTTGAAGAAGTAGAACTTTATAAGGCAAAGTCTGGTGAAGAGCTTATCAATGATCAAATCTATTCCTTTACTGATAGAGGTGATCGATTTGTTGCAATTCGCCCTGAGATGACTCCGACAGTTGCTCGTATGGTTGCTCAGGTACATAGAGAAATTCCAAAGCCAATTAAGTGGTATTCTATTCCAAATTTGATGAGATATGAAAAGCCTCAAAGAGGACGTTTAAGAGAGCATTGGCAATTTAATTGCGATATCTTTGGTGCAACAGGTAGAAATGGTGAAATTGAAATACTTCAACTTATAATTCATTTAATGAAGAGCTTTGGTGCAACCTCTGAGCACTTTGAAGTTTTAATTAATGACAGAGAAATTGTTAATACTGTTTTTAATGATTTGATGAAAGTTTCTACGGAAACTTCTTATAAGCTCTACAAAATTATAGATAGAGCTAAGAAAGTATCAGCTGAAGCCTTAGATAAGATGATTGGTGAGCTCTCTCTTGAGCAGGATAGTGTAAATATTCTTAAGAGCTATCTTTCGGTCAAGAGCTTTGATGAATTATTTAGTTTTCTAGGCGAGTACGATCAAGTTGAAAAGGTCTCTGGATTTAAAGAACTTTCTGATATTGCTAAGAAAATTGGTTTAGATAAATTCTTAGTTTATGATCCTACTATTGTTAGAGGGCTAGATTATTATACTGGAATTGTCTTCGAGGTTTTTGATAAAAACCCTGAAAACAGAAGAGCACTCTGCGGTGGAGGTGCATATGCAAATCTACTACAAATCTTTAATGAAAGCCCTGTTGCTGGAGTTGGATTTGGACTAGGAGATGTGACCCTTACTGATTTTCTTATTACGCACAAGTTGTTACCTGACTTTTCTAAAAATAGTGTAGATCTCTATTTAACTTTTCAAAGTGAAGCGGCACTCGCAAAAAGTTTTGAACTTGCTGATCAGATACGTGAACTTGGTTTTAGTGTTTTAAATTCTCTTGATACTGTAAAGTTTAAAAAAGTTTTTCAGGGTGCTGATAAGAACGGAGCGCGTTTTGTGGCCCTTCTTGGGGATCAAGAACTTGAAGGAGAGTATATTCAGATCAAGAATATTGAAACAAAGGAATCATTCGAAGTTAAATTTTCAAACTTAGAAGAATTAGAGAAAATATTTAGTTAG